One genomic window of Polyangiaceae bacterium includes the following:
- a CDS encoding protein kinase, with protein MSLSTGDIIDGKYRIVRLLGEGGMGAVYEGENTRIHRRVAIKVLHSGVAENADAVQRFEREAQAAGRIGSQHIVEVLDLGDLPDGDRYMVMEFMDGDSLSDRIRKVGRLTPEQIYPIAYQLLEGLQAAHSAGIIHRDLKPDNVFVLTSHAGQTDFVKILDFGISKFSALGNESGFSMTRTGAVMGTPYYMSPEQAKGAKGMDQRADLYSVGVILYECATGQVPFNADTFNELLFKIVLEEPPPLEQLVPEIDRGFAEIIRRAMAREPAHRFQTAKEFQSAIEGWASGRVSMPMAAADLTGPRPAMASLPQAAPPPANPALAGTQGAWAGESQPKKSNTGLIVGAAIAAVVLLGGGGFAAMKLSGGDAAAAQETPPAPTQPETTTQEKPEEKATEDKPEEKPEEKATEDKPEEKPEEKVAEDKPEEKPEEKPRVAAPYVPRPAATPKPSSKPAAGNEPTKSGNRIIRPTL; from the coding sequence ATGTCCCTAAGCACCGGCGACATCATTGACGGCAAGTACCGCATCGTTCGACTACTCGGCGAAGGTGGTATGGGCGCTGTCTACGAAGGCGAGAACACCCGCATCCACCGCCGTGTTGCGATCAAGGTGTTGCACTCTGGCGTCGCCGAAAACGCCGACGCCGTTCAACGCTTCGAACGTGAAGCCCAAGCGGCCGGGCGGATCGGCTCACAGCACATCGTAGAGGTGCTCGACCTTGGCGACTTGCCTGACGGCGATCGCTACATGGTCATGGAGTTCATGGATGGGGATAGCCTGAGCGACCGTATCCGTAAGGTCGGTCGGCTCACGCCGGAGCAGATCTATCCCATTGCGTACCAGTTGCTCGAGGGTCTCCAAGCCGCTCATTCCGCGGGGATCATCCATCGCGACCTCAAGCCGGACAACGTGTTCGTCTTGACGTCTCACGCGGGGCAGACGGACTTCGTGAAGATTCTGGACTTCGGCATCTCGAAGTTCAGCGCGCTGGGGAACGAAAGCGGTTTCTCCATGACCCGCACCGGTGCGGTGATGGGCACGCCGTACTACATGTCGCCCGAGCAGGCGAAGGGCGCCAAGGGCATGGACCAACGCGCCGACCTGTATTCCGTGGGCGTGATTCTCTACGAGTGTGCGACCGGGCAGGTCCCCTTCAACGCGGACACGTTCAACGAGCTCCTCTTCAAGATCGTGCTCGAAGAGCCGCCTCCGCTCGAGCAGTTGGTTCCGGAGATCGATCGCGGCTTCGCTGAAATCATTCGGCGCGCCATGGCGCGCGAGCCGGCACATCGTTTCCAGACGGCAAAGGAATTCCAGAGCGCGATCGAGGGATGGGCGAGCGGACGTGTCTCGATGCCCATGGCTGCGGCGGACCTGACGGGACCTCGGCCCGCCATGGCGAGTTTGCCTCAAGCCGCTCCGCCTCCGGCGAACCCCGCGCTCGCCGGGACCCAGGGTGCCTGGGCGGGGGAGAGCCAGCCGAAGAAGTCCAACACCGGGCTGATCGTCGGCGCAGCAATCGCCGCGGTCGTTTTGTTGGGTGGCGGCGGCTTCGCTGCAATGAAGCTATCCGGGGGAGACGCTGCGGCCGCCCAGGAGACGCCGCCGGCACCCACACAGCCTGAAACCACCACCCAAGAAAAGCCTGAAGAGAAGGCGACTGAGGACAAGCCCGAAGAAAAGCCTGAAGAGAAGGCGACTGAGGACAAGCCCGAAGAAAAGCCTGAAGAGAAGGTGGCTGAGGACAAGCCCGAAGAAAAGCCGGAGGAGAAGCCGCGGGTGGCCGCACCTTATGTGCCGAGGCCTGC